The nucleotide sequence AGCGGTAGTGATACATAATTTCTTTACTTTTCCATTCTCCAGCATGTGTCCCAATAGTTGATCAAACATTGCAAAAATAAAGGACACATCAACAAGGTGGTGAGGGCAAGAACAGAGAAGCCCTTGTTGTCTTTCAAACTCAGACCCCTTTATGAACATGATTAATATAAACAGGAATACTGATATGAGGCATCATGACCTTATGGGCCTTCCatacacttttgtttttatgaaagagATGCTTGGACATCATGTTTTACattagaaagaaaataatactagGTTTGAAcgacatgaataaatgatgacatttcattttagggtgaacaaggcagttttttttttttttttcattttacaaaacGAAGCCTTGTAACGTCAATCATTTCTGAACTCTGATGTGTGGCTTGCTCTACAAAATGATGTTAACTGACTTCTTGAAAacccacagagaaaaaaaaggctGCCTCACAAAGTTATGATTGCAGCTCAAAAAAGGTTAAATTGAGGTAATGGAAGCATTCAAAGTTGCGCGCTGGAACTTCAGATGGCGGGAAATCAAAGTTGCTCTTGATTCCCGTCCCATCCGAGCTGCGCGGGAAAAGCGACAGAACAGCAGCGAAAATCAGAGAGAAAAACCTGACGTGATTTAGTGACGGCTCTCGCTAGTCCCCGTGAGAAGCGCTGAAGAGACACATCAAACCTGCTTGAAGAGCAGCCGCCGAGCTGAGAGGGTGACAGCAGAGCCGCTATTGATTTCTGCCGGTGTAAAAGCACTCAGGGGAAACATTTCGACCCGCCAACGAGCTCAAACATCTCCAAGAGTTATGACAGATGCGTCTGACGTCACACAAACATGAATTTTTCAGTAGAGCTGTCTGATCCAAAAATCACGACAGTATTAAAATGGagttaaatgcagttttttttcttttcttttctttcctttcctttcttttttaacatttactctGTTTTAAATATGAACACACCAATTAAAAATAGGCATTTGGAGAGTAGAGCAAGGTGTCACGTTCTACTTCAGGGAGTACTTTCAAGGGTAGGATTATTTGAGTTAATCTATATAAAGGGGgggaaaatattgtttttcttttctttttttttcttttttttctgacagcaTTCCACAAAGTTGTTAGAAGGAACCTGACATTAAACAgtattttcagcaaaatgtaaaccttacacaaaagtacaaaaaaaaaaaaaaaaatgaaacccatTGTTTTGGCCTGGGCAAATTGTCTATCTATTATGTCTGATTGTGAATCAGAGCTATAACTCCCAATATGACAACTCTCACCAAGATGTTTAAATTAGCTAGTCAGGTACAGCTGATTTTAATAACCTTAATATGAAAATGTTCATttcaaattcatatatatatataaacctgcaactttataaaagtaattataaagttataaacaaataattgaaCTGACTATTGACTAGTGATGAATGAAAATCCTCTTGAGATCACCTTGTAAATGAACAAACCCATTAATTACCACCACAGAGAAGAGCAAAATCACTtaacacataaatgtaaatatatatatatatatatatatatatatatatatatatatatatatatatatatatatatatatatatatatatatatatatatatatatatatatatatatatatatatatatatatacacacacacacatagaaagtGTATAATTATGAAAGCACTTAAGGGACTGTTTAGCTCATTGGGCCTATACAGTGTACTTTATCTGTGATTGAGTAATGCTAGTTTGTTTATAAGGAAATTAAAATTATGCACATGTATGAAAGAGGTTGCTGCCTTAAACCTCTTAACTTGTATAATAACCATTTAAGGCAGTTGATCCcaaagtgaactattccttatgAAAGCAATCGTACTCACTCTGGTGTTGTTCTGTCTATTTCAAATGCATCACTGTATTTGGTGTCAGGGCCTAACTGATATCAGTAACAAACAACAGTGACCTCAAGCTAAAGCTCTTCTTTTATGAGCAGAGCTGATGGCTGCTAAAGCGTTAATCAATCAACTCTTCATTAGAGACTGAGCTCAGTCCATACATCAATACAGCTGAACACTTCATCAAATCAATTGATCGTTGCAATTAGGCGTGTTCTTAGCTTTAGATTTGTTAATTGCATTTCATCTTATTTACTTTCAGAATATAAAGTAACGCAATAAAGCCTAATTAAATGTCTTTTATCTTAAGGGTAGGCCTATATTCTGGTGATTTGGTGCCCATCTGTAGTTTCCAGCAAACGTTCGGTTCAGATGAAATGTCAGTTTTTGTTCGTTAATGGTTCTGTGGCGTCCTCTAGTGCTAATCAACACACATGCTAGTTTTACACTGAACATGACCCGAACTTAAACACTTCTTGAATGCgctttgaattaataataataataataataataataataataataataataataataacataatttatttagctctcgttgttctaaacctgtatgagtttattcTATTTTCGGTAACCAAACATTTCAATTTTGCAATCAAAACATTAGATGTTGAGTATTTTATGGTTACCAAGTTTAAAGCTATACAAGTATGAAGTATAAAGCTAATGTTTTGAAAagttattgcaatatattaaatttaattttttctattttataatatatatatatatatatatatatttatttatttatttttttagtgccgGTATATAATTTCACCTCAGTATGTATTCTATCATGAAGTAGATCTGTTTTGTAGTGTTATGAATTAAGAACAGTCAATCtgaattaaaattgtattgtttttttcccTAGACTTGACTgatgaaaaactgtaatattgtctCTCAGGGGTGCCACctgtaatgtttttgtatatattcaACAGAAAACTCACTGGTACACTGGGAAATGTGGGTAAAAGCTTCTAAAGCAgctgtgacttttattttgtacagGGTCATTCACATGTATTTTACAGTctttattacaaaattatttacaCAAATCAAAGTATTATTGATCCACTGTAGATTTGAGGCACAAATGAATGAATTGTGTACATAAAGCAATCCAATGCTTCCCTCTGGTTTCCAGCAAACAGCTCGACCGCCCATCGAATCGTCTATTATTATCTGAATCACCCCAGTGGACattcaattaatacattttttaagaaatactgCTTAAAGGTGCATCTgtgcaaccaaaaaaaaacatattctacATCGACCTGCGGTCATTACAATCACAACGACCAGCTAAATCAGAATCACGAGGAGAGTCTTTGGGAAAGATGACCAGGAAACAAACATGAAGACAAAGAGTCAGTGATTTCACGCATAGAAAAAGACGTCCACATGaaagttattaaataaaaagagatCAAAACATCCATGTGTGACACTAAAAACATTTGATAGAATAGATTCACAGTGTAAAACAGACAATTGTTTTTCAAGGTGGACAGACAGGCCATCAAGCCAATACGATTGTGTGTAAGTGGTCACAGTTTTGATGGTTGAACTTGAGATTACGGTTATTTAACAAAAGGCAAATGCGAATTAAAAGTCACATGCTATTAGATAAATAGCTTGTTCACTTCAAACTCAACATGCACGATTCTGAATTATCCTGTGATAATGCATTATGAATGCTGTGGGccggtaaaaaaaaacaagcatttataAGCATTAGTACGCTGAAAACCATTCAAATACAAACAGAATAAAACACTGACGAAAAAAAGCTACAAAGCTGACCTAAAGACCATAACTGTGTGTTATGTGTGAACAAATCAAAAGGACATTTGTAAGGGTAGATGCGCCGTTTAATTTGAACCGAATGAAAGAGTTTTGTGAAAATTACAATAGAACAACACTGAACAGACTTTGACTGAATTAAACATCATCTACCCTGACTGTTAGCTTCTCCCTTGCTGCAGCACAAAACATGAACATTTCCTCACTACAAGTTCAAAATAAGAGATGAATTAAATATGTCTGCTCTGAATGACAACACTAGAGAAACAAGATCATGTGACTAAATGAACACCTTTTATGATTCACAGAGCAAACACTGTGAGAACAGACACTAGGATCCATGCCGCTTTCCGTTTAAACGGTCATCGGACACTCTACAATTCTGCGATGGCATTGTAAGCATAAGAGATGGCTGCAACTCACAAGAGTCTCTTTTCGAGAGCTTGAGCCAACCGTCTTAAAGGCAGATTCAAATGCTGAACAGCAAAAAATGGTGTGGATATTCGCTGACAAAAGAAATAAACTCAAAGTTCACCACACAGATCAACCCCAGCATGTTGTTTGTTGCTTAAGCTCTAGAGTCAAACTGTTAGTAGGCAACGTAATATTATTAAAACGTTCAGATCCGTACAAACACGTTTAAGAAATCAAACTCCGGAaccaattttttgtttttacatatttgaacAGCTGTCCAAACCATGCTCTTGTTTacgtacttacattttaaaaatgttgtctATGGAAAACACATGAATAAAAGATGCATGTGTCTTTCTTTTATTTGAGGCTCGTCAAAACTGTACTTTTATTCACTGGTGAGGCAATGACACCATATATTATTTCAATGGACTGAATGAACTGAAATGTTTGATGGGTGCATACATAGTTGCTTCTAGCACAAATTTGCATTGATCAGCCCAAAACTGAATGATGGCATGGCTGTACCATAGGCGCATCATGCTTGTTTTTGCTTGATTCAGAATGGGGGAGGCTCCTGCCTCTGCATGCGTCTCTCGGCTGCAGCCGCCAGTCGTCTGCGCCTCAAGGTCACAGAATCTGAGTCTTCATCCTCCATGGAGGGCATGACATCATCAGTATCAGTGGCAGGGGCGGAAAACAAATCTTCTTCATCAGACTTTCTGTGTAGATAACGTCTAACAAAGAGAGAACAATGTTATATTAAAACGTAACCGGACCTAAAACAAAGCCTTGGGGCACTCCCACTGATCACTGAAGATACTGTTCACTGATCTCTGTTAAAACTgtgttaaaatattcaaaatatttgaaagattTTTGGTGTTTTCCCACTGAAATGTTATTCTTCAAAacactatttctttaaaaatgggtGGTTATAAataactttggtaacactttagaataaggttccatcagttaatgttagttaactactttcgttaacatgaactaagcaagaacaatccttctacagcatttataagtcttagttcatgttaatttcaacatttactaatgcattatttaaatctaaagttgtgcttgttaacattagttaatgcactgtgaattaccatcaactaacaataaataactgtattttcattaacaaacattaacgaagatgaataaaaacagtaataaatgtattattcattgtttgttcatgttaattaatacattaactaatggaaccttattctaaagtctTACTATAACTTTTTTCTGAACTAAATAATTTGTGACCTTTATTAGCCATAGAAAACCTGCTACTTgtgaacatttattttgtgtggATATACTGATAATCCATTCAAATCACAGTGAATAAAGAGAATGGAATTAAAATTTCTGTGCAAAGGCCACTAGGGGGTGAAACTCAGCAAACAAAACGAATGAGATGGAGACAGTGAGAAGATGGCTTTCATGCAAAATAGAGCAATGCAGTCCAAGCTGTTCAGCTCACACTTTTTAAGAAGTTATAGTGAGCCTCACCTGCGAGCTCTTTGGAGCAGCTCCTCCTTCCTCTGCATTAGCATCCTCTGTCTCTCATCTGCGGACTTGGAGAAGCGGCTCCCCCGCACCTCAAAGTCTTCCACCTCGGGGGCAGCGACCTCTGAACTGCTGCTGGCACCGGCTGAGTCTTCAGGAGAAGTATTTATCTGTATGGGTGTGCGCTCCACAGGCGAGAGGAgagaaacaagcttttaaattagtTTCTATGCAAGCAATATATTATTTCAGCAGCTAATAAACACCTTTTGGTAGAGGTGTTAACCTCACCTGTGTTGGGAAAGGCACCTGGATCCTGCCCTCCAGGATGTTGTCAGTGGTGACCTCAACGGAGCGAGTGAGCTGTAAATCCTGCAGGATCAGATGGTAAGGGACCTGAGGAAACATTTCCTGGATCTGATGGGCCTGTGAAATCGAAGGAAAGTCAGGTTTATAAGATGGAAACATGTGGAGAACAGACGAGGCTGTTTGTAAACAGCAGGAGGACTCACCATGGCATTGAGCTGGGAGTTGTTGGCCTGAGCGATACTTAGGATGTTGGTGGTGTGCATGACCTCCACAGAGAAGCTCGGCAGCCAACTGGCAATGCGTGACCCTGAGGGGGAACCAGTGGAGATTAATATACCATATGATGCTTTAATTACCATAAGCCTTATAGTTTCACAggttattaaaaataagaataatatattTGGTGTATCCAACAGTGATTTTCATATCCATGTATTCATTTATGacttgtttattgatttatgctCCTATTAATCCTCATCAAATATTCACATTTAAGTTATTTACTCATTAgtgatacctttttttttaatgcatttacgttcaaatttaatatttgtaggattctacaaaaatatgtattatgcACATATATCTTCTTCACCGGTGTTTGTTCGATATTGGGCATCATCCAACTACTGCCGGAGTAATAATGTTTCTCAGAATTAGTCATTAACAGAACTAGATGCTCTTTTCCAGAAACAGCGTTTTTGTAATATGCCAGATATCATATTTGAAAGTGCTAGTTTTGCTGTATTCGGTCTAAAGGTGTGAAATCCTTGTcttgtcacacatacacacatacagtcatgcccaaaaatatcAGCACCCTTGGTGAATCTGATCAAAGATGGCTGTGAAAATGTATCTGCagtgttaatccttttgatctttatttaaaaagtccacaaaaatctaacctttcattggataataagaatttaaaatggggggaaatgtcattatgaaatatttttttctcaatgttctcctataatgcctgatgaggttagacaACACCtgaagagatcagagaccattccttcatccagaatcactccagacccttcagattcccagcttctcctcttcagttcactcctcttattttctgtagggttcaggtcagaggactggaagggctgtagcagaagcttggttttgtgcccagTGGACAAACTTAtgttgtttgtgtttggattactGTACGGTTGGAAGGTCCAAACATgacccattataagatttcttaCAGAGTCAGTTAAATtacacttactgattttttatatGTTGGTTTTTGATCGAATCaaagatgccatgtgtctaaacaagatgtccaggacctccagcaaaaaaatgacatcagaaatacagctgtatatttcattgtacacatggttTACTTTTTAtctctcattgtgatggatgattaagggaatttgggctttgttttccctcctctttatatttctgtgaaacaggaagccatggctggataatttcatgttcataatcacgcCGTAGTACTCAGAATTGTGAATATGACTGGGAATATCCTTCAGAGTTATTTTACTCAAACATTTCTAGGGGTGTCCTTAACTGTGGTTAATGTGTagtggagaaaaacatttatttcataatgatatttccccccattttaaattcttattatccaatgaaaggttagatgtgtattttttttttttttatattaaaaggaTTAATAATGCAGATTAtctttcacagccttctttgttCATATTTACCTAGGGGGCTgatatttttgggcatgactgtacatacatatatatgtgaccctggagcaccaaagcagtcttaagtcactgggggaTATTTTTAGCAATGGCCaaaaacattgtatgagtcaaaattatccatttttattttctgccaaaaatcataaggatattaatatcatgttccattaagatattttgtaaatataacaaaacataatttttaattagtaatatgcattgctaagaactcatttggaaaactttaaaggacatttaagatttttttgcaccctcagattccagattttcaaatggttACCATATATATCGGCCTAATATTGTCAGATCATAATGAACTTATTggaaaattgacacttaagactatGTTTTTTGTTAACCACAACATCTGACTGGTCACGATGACTTGCCTGACCTGATCTACGGTTGATACAAAAACATATGACACAACAGATGAGTGACATAATGGATAAGTCTATTTAGTTTCCTTCACTGTGATGGCTCACTTCTACTCTGTTTTGCTCCTTTCCTATGATTCTGCTAACATCTTCCTTCTTCTGGGCTTTTCTTCTGATATACACTACTTCATCCcttaaatataacaatttgaaAACTCTCTGCACTTTAGAACAGATTACTGAATAGAATTAGAATCAAATTAAACGTCTTGAACCTGAAGACACTGGTGTGGATCTGGTGTGGATGTGTAAGAGACGCCTCACCGTCGAAGTGGAAGAAGTGGTTGTGCTGGTTGAGGTGCGGCCGGGCCTCTGTTCCCGCTCCGGCCGTCATGTTATCATCCAGCGGTGCCCTCTGaccctcgtctctctctctcacgcctTCATTGATGTTCAGTGACATACGGCAGGTGGGACAGGAAGTGTCCTGCTCCAGCCACGAGCGCAGACAGGAACTGGACATCAAAGCATTAATGGTCAGATTCAGATTCAAATATTAGCGTGTCGACGGTAAGGGGTTATAGCTCACTTATGGAACAGATGTCCACAGGGCAGCTTGCGTGCTGTAGTCATTGAATCCCAGCAGATGGCACAGTCATCGTTATTAGCCAGCAGCTCGTCCGGCGTCGCTACAGCAAACCTGCACAAGAAGAGGAGTTCATGTcaacacacacacgtctgatTCAAGACACACACCCAGTGACACACTCTAACATATGATGCACATGAAGACCTTGTTAAGAACGGTGGAAAGTTTCAGTTTTCATGTAGCAACCATGATACATTTActtaaaagaaagacaaaaatcctttttttttcttttaaagaattaGAACATGGAGAATGAATCTGATTAACTATATTAATAtaagtagacacacacacacacaaggtcagAGGTGATATCCTGTGCTAACTTCTGGTTTCTAGCCACAAGCTGAACCCATTACACCACATCTTATCTTCTTCAGCAGCTTCTCTCTCCGGTTGAGCAATACACCCCAGCGTCTGCAGAGAGGACACTGTTTTAGCAGTAAGCCTCCTCACCTGGACTCCATATTGTCAAGGACACGCAAGTAGTTTTTATGGCGGCGAATCCGTCTCTGCACCTCGTGGAAGAGATAGCGCAGCTGCATAAAGATCACAAGACTAGCCATGGACAACCAGATGTTCCCGAAGAgctgtaagagagagagaaacagcacaATCACACAGACGCTCGGGATTAGACCGAAGGATCAGAGATATCACTGCAGCTGATGCCTCGGACGGTGAGCTAGTAATACTGGAAGTAATATCAGGGCTTATCTGTTCCATTATATTCcctttactgtgtttttacagtgttgtgcatcataaccaatcacacacgagtTGATGAACGCagcggccaatcagaggcgttcagataaCTGTAAACATCAGCCCAGACTCGGACTCGCTCTGCACCAGTCACACGCTCACACGAGTCTCTCTCTCACCAGCATGTGGATGTGATGCATCAGGTCCAGGCACAGGAGGGTTAACTCCATGCTGAAGTCCGTGTAGTAGATGTACGAGCTCTTGTTCTCCCAGGTACCCTCATGGTTCAGGTCCCACAGGTGAATGGAGTACCTGTAGACAACAGATCGAAACCTTCAGATTCACGCCTCTCCCTCACGATGAACCAATCTGAGCGTATTCTGGAGCGAGCACACACCGTATGATGACGTGTCCCGAGCGCACCGTCACCAGCAAACACTGCAGGACAGGAGACAAGGTTTGGGTTCATTCAGGATGTACGGACCAACATGCAAGCGCTTTTCTCTTTACGCTCACTTAGAAAGGTTTGGGAAGTGTTCTTACCTCAGCTGCCATGAAGGCGACAGTGTGCATGCCGTGAAGATGCCCGACCAGAGCGCAGAGCACTGCCAGACCCCCGCAGCACGCCAAAACAGACCCCAGCAGAGCCAACACTCGCACGTGACTGACCACCGGAGTGGTGGGAGAGAACGAGAGCTGCCCCAGagaacaacaacacacagaaacacatgagTAAACACAGAGGGAGGTACAGAAACAACAGGGATGACAGGAAGTgaaggagaagaggagaggagggaGAAAATGACGGAAGGAAGAAGAAGAGAAATTAGCAAGTAGGCAGAGAAGGTAAGAGTAGACGCAAACGCAACAAAGGAGGAAAGAAAGGAAGTAAATAAAAGTGAACaaaggaaagaaaggaaataaGAGAGTAGGAAAGAAAACTAGAAAATGCTGGGAGTAAATAAGAATGGAAAGgaagtaaaaaaaagtcaataaaaaggCAAGGAAAGAGGGAAGGAAGTTAGGGGAAACAAAGATAGGAAGCAtgaataaaagagaaagaagaaaccTAGTCGGAAAGGCagtaaaaaagaaagtaaaataatggaGGGCAGGAAGTAAAGAAGGAAACATGAGAGAAAGGAAGgaagaagaaaaggaagaagGAAGGGAAAGTTAGGTAAGAAGGAAGAAGGGAAggaagcaaaaaagaaaagaagaagagaaatgaGCCAGGTGAGTAGAGAAGGTAAGAGTAAATACAAATGCAACAAGCgaggaaagaaaggaaggaaggaataaAACAGGAAGCAAGTCAGGAAGTAAGTAAATAAAAGTGAACAAAGGAAAGAAAGGAACGAAGAAAGGAAATAAGAGATTAGGAAAGAAAACTAGAAAGTGCTGGGAGTaaataagaatgaaaaagaaaggaAGTAAAGAAGGAAGTCAATAAAAAGGCAAGGAAAGAGGGAAGGAAGTTAGGGGAAACACAAAGATAGGAAGCATgaacaaaagagaaagaagaaatctagtaagaaagtaaaataatggaGGGCAGGAAGTAAAGAAGGAAACATCAGAGAAAGGAAGAAGGAAGGGAAAGTtaggaaagaaagaagaaatgaaGGAAAGATCGAAAGGAAAGAGACGGACTGTGTCACATTTGAAGGCTGCAGACGTCATTAAAGATGTCTTATTTAAGAAAAGTAACCCTAAGACAACGGCGTTTAAAATATTATCATTTCTTTTTTACTTCGCAGTTTAAcggttacttttttttaaatgagacttCCCCGATGACGTAATCAAAATGAGACACAGCTAcagtaaataaagagaaaaacacGAGGAAGGTAGAAGACAAGCATGAACGGAGGAGGGAAAGAAGGAAATCAGGATGAGAGAGAGCACATGAGGATGGGAATGAATGAAGGAaacaggaaggaaggaagaaaggaagcCGGCAAGGAAAGGAGGAAGCTAGGTAATTCAATTCATATTTTGAGCCAGGAAAACCAAACTACTCAGATACTCCATAACTGCTCTGTATTTCTTGGCAGTAAAACCTAATAGTGATGTTTGTCAAAACAGGATATTCTGACAGTTCGCCGTGTGCTAAACGGTTTCCTGAATGAATTCATCTCACAGTCCTACTATAAATAACAGCTTCCAGTCTTGATGAACACTGGTGTGTATTGATGTGGTGCAGACTCACGTATTCGAAGCGGTCTTTGCACAGCTGCACCATCAGATGCAGGAAGATGAGCACGGAGAACCACAGACACCACAGCACCACCTCCTCCACCCGCTGCACGTTCAGCACGCCGAAGATGAAGATGAACTTGTAGAAGACGAAGTTCCAGAACTTATCCTTCAGGTGCTGTCAGACGGAGAAGAGCAGACGGACAACATGTTCAACACTTCACGCTTACAGGAACGCTTTCctctactcaccaaggctgcttttactCGAAAGTACAGCATAAAcaataacattgtgaaatattattacaatttaaaacagctgtgatCTACTTTAATGTAttgttaaagtgtcatttattcctgtgatgcgccgctgtatttccagcatcactcctccagtcttcagtgtcacatgatcttcagaaatcagtataatatggtGATTATGGTGAGGACTTCTACCTGCTTCTCACTGACTCTCAGCGGCCCAAACACGATGCACTGGATCCCTTTAGCGATTAACATGAGGACGCAGCACGCCGTGTTCACCATCACCTGCGGGAACAGGACAACTCGTGTAAAGACAGTCACAGATCAAGCCTTGTGGGGTTAAATCTACACCCCAGGAGTGTCACACACCCAGACGAAGAGGCTGTCTGTGATGAGGATCAGCAGCACATGAGAGAGCACGCTCCCGGGGCGGTCCAGCTCCAGCTCCTCCTCAGGGGGGCTGTGGGGGTCCTGGGAGTCTCTGACTGAGCTGTAGGCACTCAGCATGCTCCCGGCCAGCAGAAGTGTGCTCAGGACGGTGTATGTCTGTAAGCTGGGCCAGGGGAAGCGCTCCAGAAACAGCAGAGGCATCCTGACTGCTGCTCAGCTTCGACTGTCTCTGGTGTTCACTGTCTCTTCTGGACCCTGAATCTGATCACTAGTCCCAGTGTCCTTTTACAGATGACAGCAAGTCCTACACAATCACATTTAAACTCCTCTTAATGCAGATAAAGGCTAGGACCTAAGAGCCCAAACTGAAAGcggtgtttatataaatacaggCGCTTGTGTGACAGCTCTACGTTACGTGTCCTTTTCTGTTTGCATGCAGGAGACTCTATAAACAAACTCCAAAATACAATACACCGTTATGTATTACGTTTAAACCCCATAACGGAGAGTACAGTTCACTTCTTTTGATTCGTAAAAccgatgtttattttttaaagagcatATAATTATTTATCATTAGCATGGAGGCTAATCTGCTGTAGCTACGCAA is from Carassius auratus strain Wakin chromosome 25, ASM336829v1, whole genome shotgun sequence and encodes:
- the LOC113043636 gene encoding E3 ubiquitin-protein ligase AMFR-like isoform X1, whose translation is MPLLFLERFPWPSLQTYTVLSTLLLAGSMLSAYSSVRDSQDPHSPPEEELELDRPGSVLSHVLLILITDSLFVWVMVNTACCVLMLIAKGIQCIVFGPLRVSEKQHLKDKFWNFVFYKFIFIFGVLNVQRVEEVVLWCLWFSVLIFLHLMVQLCKDRFEYLSFSPTTPVVSHVRVLALLGSVLACCGGLAVLCALVGHLHGMHTVAFMAAECLLVTVRSGHVIIRYSIHLWDLNHEGTWENKSSYIYYTDFSMELTLLCLDLMHHIHMLLFGNIWLSMASLVIFMQLRYLFHEVQRRIRRHKNYLRVLDNMESRFAVATPDELLANNDDCAICWDSMTTARKLPCGHLFHNSCLRSWLEQDTSCPTCRMSLNINEGVRERDEGQRAPLDDNMTAGAGTEARPHLNQHNHFFHFDGSRIASWLPSFSVEVMHTTNILSIAQANNSQLNAMAHQIQEMFPQVPYHLILQDLQLTRSVEVTTDNILEGRIQVPFPTQRTPIQINTSPEDSAGASSSSEVAAPEVEDFEVRGSRFSKSADERQRMLMQRKEELLQRARRRYLHRKSDEEDLFSAPATDTDDVMPSMEDEDSDSVTLRRRRLAAAAERRMQRQEPPPF
- the LOC113043636 gene encoding E3 ubiquitin-protein ligase AMFR-like isoform X2; amino-acid sequence: MPLLFLERFPWPSLQTYTVLSTLLLAGSMLSAYSSVRDSQDPHSPPEEELELDRPGSVLSHVLLILITDSLFVWVMVNTACCVLMLIAKGIQCIVFGPLRVSEKQHLKDKFWNFVFYKFIFIFGVLNVQRVEEVVLWCLWFSVLIFLHLMVQLCKDRFEYLSFSPTTPVVSHVRVLALLGSVLACCGGLAVLCALVGHLHGMHTVAFMAAECLLVTVRSGHVIIRYSIHLWDLNHEGTWENKSSYIYYTDFSMELTLLCLDLMHHIHMLLFGNIWLSMASLVIFMQLRYLFHEVQRRIRRHKNYLRVLDNMESRFAVATPDELLANNDDCAICWDSMTTARKLPCGHLFHNSCLRSWLEQDTSCPTCRMSLNINEGVRERDEGQRAPLDDNMTAGAGTEARPHLNQHNHFFHFDGSRIASWLPSFSVEVMHTTNILSIAQANNSQLNAMAHQIQEMFPQVPYHLILQDLQLTRSVEVTTDNILEGRIQVPFPTQINTSPEDSAGASSSSEVAAPEVEDFEVRGSRFSKSADERQRMLMQRKEELLQRARRRYLHRKSDEEDLFSAPATDTDDVMPSMEDEDSDSVTLRRRRLAAAAERRMQRQEPPPF